The sequence CGACTACGAGCCGCCCGGTACGGTCGCCGCGGTGGCCGCCGGGGAGGTCGATCTCGCCCTGACCCACACATACGAACCGGCAGCCGCCGATCCGCCTCCGGCGGGCGTCACCATCGAACCTCTGCTGGTCGAGGAGCTGGTCCTGATCACCGCGGTCGGCCACATGCTGTCCGAGGGCACGGGCCGGCTGCCCGTCGCCGAGCTGGCGGGCCGGCCGCTGATCAGCAGCGCGCCCACACATCCGCCCCGTCGCGGGGTGGAACGGGCCCTGGCGGAGGCCGGGGCCACCCCTGCCGTCGTGTGCGAGTCGCCCGGCTATGCCCTGGTGTGCGCGTTGGTCAGCGCGGGGCTCGGGGTGGCCGTGGTGCCGGAGATGGTCGCCGCGATGTCCCCGACCCCGCTGTCGGTGCGACGGCTGGAGCCCGCGGCCTTCCGGCGGACGATCTCCGTCGCGCACCGGGGCGACCGGGCGAGCGCCGCGGCGTCGACGCTGATGGCCCTGCTGCGCAGCGGTTTCGGCCGTGGTGCCGCGACGCGCTGAGGGCTGTCCCGTCGTCCCTGGTGGATCGGCGCGCGACCTCGGATGCGGTGCGTCGCATGGCGGAGGGACATCCGCATACGGGACGTGTTCGGGCGTTCCGACATCGCCGCGAGGTGCCGTAGGCGTCGTCGTGCGCCCGCCGGGGATGACGGGACAGCCCTCGGGCGTATCGACCACGAGCGCTGTCGACAGGGCCGGGGTCAGCCCTGGACCGGGACCGTCCAGGGCAGGGTGATCCAGACGGTCTTGCCGCCCTCCGCGGTGGGAGTGACGGTGAGCCGTCCTCCGAACTCCTTGGCCAGGGCCCGGATGATGACCATGCCGCGTCCGTTGTCCTGCTGCACGGCGGCCGGCAGCCGTTGGGGCCAGCGGGGGTGGCTGTCCGTCACCCCCAGGTGCAGTTCCTCCTCTCGGTCCAGCCGGAGGTCCACCGTGAAGGTGGGCGACTGCCCGAACGTGTGCTGCACGGCGTTGGTGGCGAGCTCCGAGACGATCAGCCGGATGGTTTCGGCGATCTCGGTGTCTTCGGACATGCCCCACTCGGCGAGCGTCCGGGCGACATACCTGCGGGCCGAGGAGACCGATACCGGATCGCTCGGCAG is a genomic window of Streptomyces sp. NBC_01237 containing:
- a CDS encoding ATP-binding protein produces the protein MADHQEATVTLPSDPVSVSSARRYVARTLAEWGMSEDTEIAETIRLIVSELATNAVQHTFGQSPTFTVDLRLDREEELHLGVTDSHPRWPQRLPAAVQQDNGRGMVIIRALAKEFGGRLTVTPTAEGGKTVWITLPWTVPVQG
- a CDS encoding LysR family transcriptional regulator translates to MYDPTRLAALVAVAEAGSITRAAARLGYTAPALSQQLAKLEREAGAALLVRHHRGARLTAAGELLAGRARRVLDELDQARHELAQLAGLSGGRLRVGTFTTAGIHLLPPVLSAFRRAHPDVELAVTDYEPPGTVAAVAAGEVDLALTHTYEPAAADPPPAGVTIEPLLVEELVLITAVGHMLSEGTGRLPVAELAGRPLISSAPTHPPRRGVERALAEAGATPAVVCESPGYALVCALVSAGLGVAVVPEMVAAMSPTPLSVRRLEPAAFRRTISVAHRGDRASAAASTLMALLRSGFGRGAATR